From Colius striatus isolate bColStr4 chromosome 10, bColStr4.1.hap1, whole genome shotgun sequence:
CCACAGCTTCTGTTCAGCAGTCTTACTTAGAGAGAGGACTTTCTCTTCACCTCGTGTAGGTTAATTACAAGAAGAAATGTTCTTTTCCTCAACCTCACATTCAGTTCTAGTTACAGGGGTCTGTTTAGCCTTTTCCATTTCAGCACTCGAAAGCAGGATCAGAGAGGTGGCCTTGGATTACACAGGGACTCGGGAGAGGATGGGGACTGTTGCTTCATAAAATTGCACACTTGGGCTGGTGCAGGCTGCCAGCAGAGCCTGTCATGTGGGATGTTTGTGGGAGGACTCTATCTCAGTGCTAATGGAGTATCTGACACATTGTACCTTGGTGTTTGCTGGAATTTTCACATAGATCATTCCTTGGAGCTAGATGGGAAGATAGTACAGTACTTCAAAATGACTGGCCCTTGGGAGATGAGACTCCTGCAGCATGAATTATTAAAGCTCAGAGGGACTGTTCAGAAAAGTCAACATGAACCAGAGCATGGGGGAAAAAGGAGTCTCCTGGAGACAGTCCTTAGGTCCCCTGGAAGCTTCTCACATGTGGCAGAACACgctcaaagcagcagctctttgaTGGGATGAGACGCAGATTCACATACACTGTATCCCCAGGGCTTCCTGTTCATTTAGCCACTAGCTTTCAGTCCAAATGATCCTACAGCGTTGGTTTGGAATAATAAAGAGCGGCACAGCGATACAGTGGTGGCTTCCTATCTGTGAAGTCACCCCTATGCTCTGTGGGGCCACCAAAAGCTGATGGATAGGTAGACAGGGGAAAACTTATGAGGCTGTCTCTTAATTTTATTCAGCCTTCTACCTAAAGGCCCTCTTTTGTCATAGATAATGTGTGTATCCCTTCCAGATATTAACGAGTGCTCTCTGAACAACGGTGGCTGCTCCCACATCTGCAGGGACCTGAGGATCGGGTACGAGTGTGAATGTCCCCCTGGATACAAGCTCCTGGACAAAAAAACCTGCGGAGGTAATTGCCATGCAAACAGCAGGCCCTTGTGTTTCACCGTACCCAGACGGGCTTGCGTGCACTTGAGCGTTGCTGTATCCCAGATGGTTTGATTGCAGTTATTGATGGGTTTCAAACACTCCTTTCAGACATAGACGAATGTGAGAATCCAGACGCGTGTAGCCAGATCTGCATTAATTACAAGGGGGACTACAAATGTGAGTGCTACGAGGGATACGAGATGGACACCCTGTCCAAGAACTGCAAAGCTGTAGGTAAGGCAGCACCACAGGCACTTAAACTCTGCTTGCTCAGCACCACAACTCTTGACAGAAAACAtgctggcagggctgaggctgggggaacagaaacaaaagggaactagcaaagcaagcaagcaaagatTTCATTTTGAGCAGCACAGAACTGCTGCAGCTATAGCAGATGTGTCTCTAGGCAAGAAATACTGATCATGCAGATCAGAATATTTTAACAGTGTACAGAGCAAGATTACAGTCACTAGCTGGCTGTTTGAAGCTGAAACTAGAAAAGAAGGTCTCTTGACAGgtgttattaaaaacagtgcaGCAAAAATACTTAGTGGTAGTAGTattaaaagggagaaaacatcCCAATCGAAGCACAGTAGGTGACTCACACCCTCCCAACCTCTTATGCAAATACCAGCATGAACACCAGAATTTTGCAGACCTTGTTGGCCACTCCTGGAGAAAAACCAGTCTCCAACTAAAGCTAGTTCTGAGCCTCACGACCTGTTCCTGCTTCAAACAGGGAAGGGCACAAAGACCAAACTAAAGATTTATCTATCTGACTCACAGCTTATTTTAGTGACACTTAAGAACGCAGAGGGCAAAGATGTGTATCTCTTGTTCTGAGCCTAGAGACATAGGTGTAGTAGGAAACTAGCCTCCATGAGGCTCCGTGTGAATAACCTGGAGGCTAAGGTGCTGCCTATCGTCATCCAAGCAAATTAATTCTTGGGTCTCTGTGTCCTGGTCTCCTGTCCTGTGGGAATTTCAGGTTAACTTTGTGCTCTTAAGAGGCTCCAGCCAGAGATTACAACTGCAGTAGCAGTATCACCCAGGCTGAAGGCTCTGGCCCCACAGAAAAGAGGTGTGAACGGCCTGAGCCCAAGTGCTCAGGTGGACTGTGTGAGTTCTGCATGTACCTGACAGTCTACAGTTCGTCCCTGGCAGCtggtgctggctctgctggAATCAATGTGGCTCTGTCATGCCTCAAGTCTGGCTGCCTCCTGTCCCTCCAGCCGACTTGGCTGTCTGTTCCTCATCCTGCCCATGAGTCACCAAAATCTGGCCTGTGTATTTTGTATCTAAAGTTGAAGGTGAGGACATTGCccacagctgtgctggtggcagAACAGGCAGCCCAGGGGCCAGCATGTGTCTGTGGGCTCGGGTCCTCTGTGTGCAGCTGCCAGAGTTCTGTTGCTGTTTGAGAAATGAAAGCCAAACCCAGCCCTTCTTTGGTCAGCTGCTAAATGCCAAACGTGCTGACTTTCTGTGGCAGGCAAGAGTCCATACCTGATCTTCACCAACCGCCACGAGGTGCGGAAGATCGACCTGGTGAAAAGGGATTACTCCCGCGTCATTCCCATGCTGAAGAACGTCGTGGCGCTGGATGTGGAGGTGTCCACAAACAGGATCTACTGGTGTGATCTGTTCTACAGGAAAATCTACAGGTGAGGGGTGTTCTGGCACCTGCAGCAGTGGATGGGAAGCACTGAACATGGTTCTTTCAGTGGGGAGGGAGTGACTGACCTGGAGTTGTGTAGTTGGAATGTGTGGTGCTCATCAGACTGAAATAACACTCTTGGCAACGTTGTCAGTTGCTCTGCAGAACCCTGATGCTGCTGTTCCTTTGGTCTCAGAGAGAGACTAAAGCCATTCCTTGTAGTGAAGGTGAGGAAGCTGCTGTTACTCCAGGCTCATTCCCCACAGGCACTCCAGCCTGGGCCACAGACCATAAAACAGTGTCAAGAATTCCTGGGTTTAGGCATTTGTTTCCAGCCTCTAACACTCGAGAGCTCAGCTCCCAGACGACTTCCCTTCTCATGCCATGCTCAAAGGCAGGAGGCTCAGGCAACAGGAGATGTAAACCACCTGGCAGTTTCAGATGTTTGGAGGGGGAGAAATTTCTGCTGTACCAAGTTGTTCTAAGAGCCAGTCTCAGCTCCTAGAAACACAGATGCAAACTGAGTAACTCCATGTCAGTTCACTCAGTGCAGTTGATATTGGTGCAGGGGCCAGAGTGCAGAATTAGTCTCTGTGCTTGTAGGAGAAAGGTTTGTTTATGAAACACCCATGTGGAGTTTGCTGCCTTTCATTACTGATAGGAAAGATCTTGAGGCTGCCTCTGGTATTTAgtgaatgttttctttgtatCTAATGAGATCACTTGCCAAATTAGTACAGTTCCATGATTTCCTTTGATGGGTCATCATTAGTTGCTCAGGTCCTAACTGTGGTACATTAAAGCAGGATTATTTGTAtgctctgtgcagcagagcACTGGAGATTGTATTCTTAATGTCCATAAATCCCATGAATCAACTCTATTCAAATTAACGTGCCTGAAGTCACATGTTTTGCTGAATTGTGCAATGACAGCaggaaacagggagaaaaattGAATGACAGTTCGCTATTCTGGAAAATCCTGCCATCCCAGACATAGGGGAAGAAGCTCAAGTCGTAGGAGAACACGGAAGGTTGCAGCACTCGCACTCAGCCCTAAGGGTTTCTGCACCAATCCTGCTGCCATTTCCCTGCTGGGAGGCTGCACCAGTGGTTCCTGGCActcagcagcctgagctccagCCCAGGCACACGTGCCACCCAGTGACCAGCCCTGTCTTTGCAGCGCCTACATTGACAAAGCGAGTGACACGGCCGAGCAGGTGATTTTGATAGACAGCCAGCTGAACTCTCCCGAAGGCCTGGCCATAGACTGGGTGCATAAGAACATCTACTGGACAGATTCTGGAAACAAGACCATCTCAGTGGCCACTGCAGATGGAAGCAGGAGGAAAACCCTTTTCAACAGTGACCTCAGTGAGCCAAGAGCCATCGCTGTTGATCCCACACGGAGGTAGGTGTAAAGACCACAAATGCTCCCCTCACCAACAGAGACATTCCAGTCTTCTATTGACTCTTTTACAAACTGGGGAGGTTCTCACCTCATCAAGACTTCAGGTGCCCTTAAAGATAGGTAGTCAGTCCCTTGAACTTAAATAGGACTGCTGAGACGGCTCTCTTCTTTGCAAAGCCATGGCTGTTGAAGAAGGACCCTGTGTTGGATGGGTCTGAGCTGCTCTGGGCACGTaggctgtgctgggagatgAAGTGGTCGGTCTGACGTGTGCGTGAGCCACTCGGGAACGTGGCACCCACACACCCAGCAGAGCAGACACCAGGAAATGCTTTGCATGGGGTCATAAAGGTGAGATTTTGCATTCTGGTGCAAGTTTTGTGGCAGTGCCCTGCAGGACAGCAGATGGCTGCACTGGGTGCACATCAGCAGTAACTGAAGCGGCTTGAGGGGCTTTGCTGTAATGAAAGAACAGGGCACCTCCTACTCTGGTCTAACAGTGCAGATTTCTTACACTAAAGTCCAgtttactgttttctttgcatCTCTCTCTTCCAGATTCATGTACTGGTCTGACTGGGGAGACAAAGCTAAGATTGAGAAAGCGGGCCTGAACGGCGTGGGGCGGCGAGTGCTGGTGACCGACAACATTGAGTGGCCAAACGGCATCACACTTGGTGAGTGCCCAGCTTAGGGCTGTGGGACCCACTGTGGCACACAGGAGTTCAGTGTTAAGTAGGAAAATACAAGCAACTTGATTTCAGTAGCCAGCACAGTGAGTTTTGCCCCAGTCCTCACTTCTTACTGCAGGAGCTTTGAGTTGCTTTTAGGTGTGCCTTAAGGCAAAGGGAAATTGTAGGGGAGGATGCAGAGCTGCAACAACCCTTTGTAAGTCCAGTAAGCATCAGAGGATCCTTGGTGTGTCTCTGAACCTGGGTCTGTTTCAGAAGCACTGTCACGATACCTCACTGGGCTGAGCAATGTGCAGCACATCGAGGAAGGAGGTGCAGAGCCCATTCCCATTGCCAtgccctgcccaccccagggTAGGGGTGGTGAGATGGAGGCAGCTTGGCCCAGATCCTGCTGATACACGGGCCTGGGCTGGTTCTCACTGTCACACTGAGGGGCAGGAGGTTTGCCACCCTCAGTGGGCAGTAGGGaacagcctcctctggagttACAGCTCGGTGTGTTTAATGCCATGCAGAGGCTGCCTGGCTTTATGTTTGAATATTCTGGCCCTGAGAAGGATGtaggaggagaaaaggctgcCACCATTGCTTAGTGTTGAAGTGCTACTGCTGTGAACAAATAATGTTATCCTTTAGtaattaagaaattaattaatgACTTGTTTAATTACAGAACTTGTTTTGTGTTGGCACTCATCCACATGCATTCTGTTTAGTGAATCTCATCCAAAATTTGGAGTGAATTTGCTCCAGGAAGAGAAATTCAGTGCTGAGCATTCTGAATAACATTGGATCCTTCCCTACTCCCCTAGCTGCTGCCTCCCCAAAACCTGGCTGGTTGTGGTTGGAGTGTCCCCACCACCACTATTCCCTAGGCTGCAGCACAAGAAGGGTTTGTGGACCCACACAGTGGGATCAATCTTGTTGTCCAACAAGAGGCCAAGAGTTGAATTGCCTTGAGACGGATGAAGCTTCTTGCTCAGGCATTGCTAGAGTGACTCTGGGAAGCCTGAACTGCTGCTGGCCTGCTCCTCCTGGTAGCAAAAGAACCTCATTGTGCAAAGCTGTCATTCAGGCATTCCCCACACACACAACAGAATGTTCCTCCTTTTTAATCTTATTTATAGGGTTTTATCCCAGCATCTCTAGGCACCAATTCAAAATCAGAACTAGTGTTAAAAAAAGCCCAATAATAAAGAGATTAGTCATGCTGCCAGCAGGAGAAACATGCTGGGCAGGACAGAAAGAGTTGCAGGAGCTGGGTGTAATTTTGCTTCATTGTGTTTCACTTCTCAGATTTGCTGAATCAGCGTCTCTACTGGGTAGACTCCaaattgcattccctgtcctgcatTGATTTCAATGGCAGCAACAGAAAAGTTCTGATCTCTTCTGTGGATGATCTGAGCCATCCTTTTGGCCTGGCTGTGTTTGAGGTAAGAGTTGACAACGGATGCAGAGCAGACTGGAGACTGCAAGAGGTCTCAAAGCTGCTCTTGATGAATAGCTCTGCCTTTGGCATAGCACAGAAAGCTCAGCAAGGGCGTTTGCTGCTATAGAAACCAATTAACCTGGTGTGGGTTCAGCAGGGAGAACTGTTTTCTAAAGCCTCTCATCAACAGCAATGCCTTGTCTCATGTTTTCATCTCATGTGGTACCAGTGTGCCCGTGAGGGCTGGTAATGCCCAGCCTAACACCTCCCACAGACCTGGAAAATGGGCAGTGGGGTTTCCTTCATTTGAATGGAGCCAACACTCCATCCCCACAGCCCAAAACTATTAGCAAGGGAAGGCAGAAGCTGCTTACTGTTCTCAGGAGGTGAGACaacctgcagcccagcactgctgctctcaGCACCTTGGTTTCAAATGTCTTTTCATACCTGTGTTGCATTTTCTGGGGCCAGCAGAACCctcagaggaggcagcagcagacagTTGTTGCTGTTGTCCATCCTGCAGCACCTTGGAAACATttcagctgtgctgggagcctCAGGGCCTGGGCTGGGAGCAAGGCCAGTGCCAGTGAGGCTCGGGCTGGGCCCTGCTGCAGTCACTGCACCAGGGCACTGCTGAGCCTGGGGCCTGGGCACTAAAAAGGTGCTTGTTCACATAGTTCTGAAATGCTCTTTCAGGCTGAACTACTTCAGTTATGACACACAAACCCTGCCACCCAGAGAAACTTCCCTGTCCAAAAAAAATGTAGCTGGCATCCTACAAAGACACAAGCCTCTTCACCAAGGCTTCCAACTCCTACCCGTTATGTTCCACTGGAAGGTTGTTTTAGTCTTGTAGATTCTGCACTTTGTAGCATTGAGTGGCAGTCTGTAGGCTTAATAACAGCAGGGCATTAATTAATTAAGTAGTACAGTGCAGATCCTCAAATGTCACTGAGGAAGACCTGAGACCTGCAAAAACTGCTCCCTCAGTGGGCAGCCACAGTGCTGCCATTAGTTGATAGGCAGTCCACTTCTCTCTGGAAGCAGAGAGACAATCCAGCTCTTCCTCTCCTGGTGGAGGATTGCCAGATAGCACTAGCCAGGGGCAGTGAAGCCTCCTCTCTTGTAGATAAACTCCTTTCTGTGATGATTTAAGTGAGTATGAGGACAAAAGCTTCAGCTTTGGCAGCTCACTCTAGGTAAGCTGTAGCAGAGAAAGGTGTCCTGGTGGCTCCCTGGCCAGATGTGTGTCACAGCCTcgtttcttttcccttcattcTACTGAACTGGATTGGCTTTTGACTGGACAAATCCCTTTTCCTTAAAACCCTTATTCCTCTCATGCACTGGCGTGATGAACTGGCATTGAACTTTGGGCACAGGTTCCcccaagacattgctgctcctTGGTTGTATCCTCAGCAGCAGGTTTGGAAGGATCTCTTGAGTTATTTAACTTCTCTGCACCTTCCTTACCTGAACAGCTGTCAGAAGAACAGACACCCCTTTTGCTTTTGAGAATTTGCCCTTGTTCTCCAGCAATGTGACTTTCTCTGCTGAAATACATGAGCTGGGTTGGAGCAGGGCCAGGTCAGAGATGCTGTGCCTTTCCTGCAGGACAGAGTGTTCTGGACTGACTTGGAGAACGAGGCAATTTTCAGTGCAAACAGGCTCAATGGCTTGGACATCTCTGTTCTGGCAGAAAATCTCAACAATCCTCATGACATCGTGGTATTTCATGAACTGAAGCAGCCCAAAGGTAAGATGTGTTCTCAGGCTATCATGGCCCTAAATCAGAGTTGTTTAGTTAGTAAATGAAATGCTTCCTGATGGTTCTTGATGAGAGAGAAAGCATAGGTAATAACATGAAATCAATGCCTTATGTTTGAAGTTCCTGCATCATTAATTCAGTGGCAGCATCTATTGAGAAGTCTGCAATTTGTTAATAGGTGTCTAATTAGCATCTTTGATAGCAGCGAGTTACTCTCGTCACTGTGACGCCCTTCAGGATATAGCAGAGCAAGTTTTATAGTGGTGGGTAAGGTTTCCCTCCCAAGATGCTTAAGCAGCCCAATTAATTGAGCAGGGAATGGAAAAACCACTTGGAGGACTTGGTATTTCTTTGCCAAGAACAAGAAATAATTGGAAAAataacttgtctttttttccatccttaAAAAGCACCAGATTCCTGTGagctcagcccccagcccaaCGGAGGCTGTGAGTACCTGTGTCTCCCTGCACCTCAGATCTCTCCCCATTCTCCCAAGTACACCTGCGCCTGTCCTGACAACATGTGGCTGGGTCCGGACATGAAGAAATGCTACAAAGGTAAATACAATCACATCACAGTTACACTGTTCCAACAAGATCATCCTTACAGTGAATGTCTCTCCTGATGGTGGGAACACCAACACTGCCTCTTGTATTTGCTGCTTGCTGCCTTCTGAACACAGTGCTGTTGAGACCCAAGCTGACCTTTGCTGAAAGCTTGCTGATTTTTGAACACATTACCAGGAAAACataaagcaggaagaagaaacaaggGATAAGGTCCAACACTAAAAGTGTGAGTGGTCAGTAAATCATTAACATATGCCACATTATTGCCCTGGAGATACTGGGTCTGGAGAGGCCACAGGCAGCACTGGTAACATCCTGACAATTGTTTCAGGGTAGTTCTCAAACATGCAAAAACAGTTCTGGTACAAATTCAGTTTCTTCTGAAGTACTGAAAAAGATGCTGAGTTTTTTAACTTCTTAACTGCCTTCCATGCAAAGAGCTTTGTTACTGTCAGTAAGTTAAGCTTGGTGTCAGGCAATCAGTTCTGTGGGTTTTGGGCAGGGGACCATTGATAGTCTGATGACCTAGTAAACAGAACTGGAATTTAGCTTCTGCTTCTAATCATGAAACATAACAATCCTCCCCAGATTTATACCACCATTTGTTGTCCTCCTTTAACCAGATTTCGTTGTGCCTCTTGCTTTTCAGACCTTCCAACTACTTCAACTACTGTACTGCTCTCTACAGCCCCCGCACCCCGTGCCGCCGGTACCACGACCATCGCAGcggtgctcagcagcagcagtaacaCCACTGAAGTCCTCCCCAAAGCTCTCTCAGAAGCTACAGTTACCACCTCAAGTGCTCATTTACCTTCTACCACGTCCATCCTGATAGATCCTGAGATGACCACTGGAAACAGCAATTTATCACAGCACTGTAAGAGAATGAGATTCCTCTTTTGCTTATACACCATATCACAAACACTCACGCACTGGTGGCAGACCTGACCTACATCCCAAGGCACATCGTGTACTCTTGCTGCAGCCATCTCTGTTCTAGTGGCTGGTGGGATTCTGGTTGCTCAGGATGTTAAGGAACTCGCATCAGGTTTTCACCCATCATACATGAAATGGACTCTGGAGGTGAGGCTGCAGTTCAGACCAGTCCTTGCGTGTGCTTTATACTAGCTCATCTCAGCCTCAGTGCTGGTTGCAGTGCTGCAGACCTCCATAGAGACAGCtctacagatgcttcacttaattgtTTAATTATGAGTGTTGTGGGTGAAAAACAATACTTGCCCAGCTTTAGCTCTGGAATTACTGCAGCCCAAGACAAGTGGCATCTGTCTGTGTGGCTGGGCTGTGCACAGTCATGCAGCCTCATCCAACTTATGTTGGAAGTTGTGTGTTAGTATCAGAAAGGTAGCAGTGGTGAACACTGGCAATCCTTCTATGTCCTGCTGCCAAGGTACAGCAgaaaagctgggaaaaaaaatctagtccAGAGAGAAGACTTTAACTTCTAGCACTTATTCAAGGCAAGACTCAGGCAGATCTAGattgctttaaaaacagaaaagtccttttttcccccctcagcgATTCTCTGAGCAGAAAAGGCAGTTCCCACTGCACCTGGAAAGCAAGAATGAGCCCCTGGTGCCtgagcagggtgctgctggtgggagcagggctgcagcaccctctgctctgctgtgggaaCTCAGAGGCTGCGTTTGGAAATTCAGGCTTGGATGTTCTTTGTGTGCAAATCTCTTCCAAATGCAATAACTAACTTTTTTAATAAGCCATGGAAGCAAAGTGCTTTAATTGTCCACATTTGCAGTAATCTGGCTTATTATTAAGTAAACAGCTATGGAACAGAACAGCCTGCCACAGggaggtatttaaaaggatAAATTGCCTTTAAGTTTCAGGAATTGCTATATCAAAAGACAAAAACTACAGGTAGGTTCCTCCTCTGTCAACTGATGTTTTAGCAAAAATTCTTCTTTCTACGCTGATCCCCTCTTACGAGAGCTCAgagcaaacatttttaaatacaaggCTTGAAAGGGTTCTTTGGTTGGGGTGTTCATTATTTTTCCCTacagttgttttttctcttgtaagTACAATGGCAAGTGTTGGGATGACACTAGTGTGATGAGGCAGACTGCAGCAGTGAGTGATCTGTGGGTTGAACTCAACTCCTTAGCTgtacatacaaaaaaaatcattaaaaagaaaagctgtgcaGGTGGCTTTGAACTACATTCCTTTTCTGACAGCTCAGTAAATCATTAATTGTGTCAGTACTAGAAAGTGTTGTGCTGTGGGTTTGTGAGAACACTGTTCACCATCCCTGGATCTGGGCATGGAATTTCCATTCAGTGGTGGGGGTTTTAAAGCTGGCCTCCTTTTTGGTGCTTGAAAACTAGGGGCACAAGTACAGTCACTTGCTCATTCCTGTTTAGAGCTTCtctacctgctgctgctgtactgAGCTCTTCCCTTCATGGTCAGGCTCTTTGTCACCCCCTAGAAGAAACAGCTCAGCCTTGCCCAGACCTATGGGGATCTGCTTTTTATCTTCTCTGTAATCATCTTATTACAAAAACTCTTTGTCAAATCTTTGATTGCAAAAGCTTTCTGACAGGGACAATGCCATGGTTACTAATGTAAAACAGTCTTGAGTCATggcttttaaaagcagcaaatgAGTTAAGTGATCAGAACAACTTCTGTAATTACAGATGCAAATAATGACCAAGGCTTTGATTCAACGGTGACAGCAGCTGTTATTGGAATTGTCATTCCCGTCGGTAAGTTGACTTGATTTAACCTTTGAAGGAGATCATACTGAAATGGTAGTGCATACACAGTGCTGATTTTCAGGgttggggctgggagagggtACAGAAACTactgaaaagggaaagagaggcTTGGCATTGAGGATATTGTACAGGGGTGGGTGTCTACATGGGAACATCCCTGCAGAGCGCTGCCTGGCTAACAGCCCTTCCTTTCCCCATTCCCAGTGGTGATCGGCTTGCTGTGCATGGGAGGATACCTCATCTGGAGAAACTGGAAACGGAAGAATACTAAAAGCATGAATTTTGATAACCCAGTGTACAGAAAGAcaacagaagaggaagatgaagatgaaatCCACATTGGGCGGACTGCCCAGATCGGACACGTCTACCCTGCGGTAAGTGCAGCAACTGCTGATGGAGAAGATCAGTCTTGTTGGGAGTTTAGATAGAGAATtatctccagcagctcatgcatgggcagctcctgcagttgTCTTAGAATATGGTGGTC
This genomic window contains:
- the LRP8 gene encoding low-density lipoprotein receptor-related protein 8 → MCRPALARLLLLQLLLLKLHIGKGAGKECEEDQFQCRNERCIPAIWKCDEDDDCSDNSDEADCPKKTCAESDFTCDNGHCIPARWKCDGEEECPDGSDESEAACTKQVCPAEEISCGDLSNKCIPSSWRCDGQKDCESGIDESGCTPACSPNEFQCSNKSCISAIFVCDGHNDCGDGSDERKCSPLTCQPNEFQCNNSVCIPEEWVCDSQPDCEDHSDESVEKCGYEAKALNTCAAHEFQCGNSECIHLNWKCDGDEDCKDKSDEQDCPLVTCRPDEFQCGDGTCIHEAKQCDKVHDCPDNSDEAGCVQESACESPSKFQCKSGECIDGGKVCDSHRDCRDWSDEPLKECDINECSLNNGGCSHICRDLRIGYECECPPGYKLLDKKTCGDIDECENPDACSQICINYKGDYKCECYEGYEMDTLSKNCKAVGKSPYLIFTNRHEVRKIDLVKRDYSRVIPMLKNVVALDVEVSTNRIYWCDLFYRKIYSAYIDKASDTAEQVILIDSQLNSPEGLAIDWVHKNIYWTDSGNKTISVATADGSRRKTLFNSDLSEPRAIAVDPTRRFMYWSDWGDKAKIEKAGLNGVGRRVLVTDNIEWPNGITLDLLNQRLYWVDSKLHSLSCIDFNGSNRKVLISSVDDLSHPFGLAVFEDRVFWTDLENEAIFSANRLNGLDISVLAENLNNPHDIVVFHELKQPKAPDSCELSPQPNGGCEYLCLPAPQISPHSPKYTCACPDNMWLGPDMKKCYKDLPTTSTTVLLSTAPAPRAAGTTTIAAVLSSSSNTTEVLPKALSEATVTTSSAHLPSTTSILIDPEMTTGNSNLSQHYANNDQGFDSTVTAAVIGIVIPVVVIGLLCMGGYLIWRNWKRKNTKSMNFDNPVYRKTTEEEDEDEIHIGRTAQIGHVYPARVALSLEDDGLP